One window of Oryza brachyantha chromosome 12, ObraRS2, whole genome shotgun sequence genomic DNA carries:
- the LOC102708850 gene encoding 2-alkenal reductase (NADP(+)-dependent)-like, which produces MAMAVTNRRVILKRYVQPGLFSEDAMEVVTGETPPPPVAGSAAVLVKNLYISCDPYMRNRMIRHEVSTYVADYIPGEVLTNYGVMKVISSGHPGFKAGDLVWGVTGWEEYTLIDKPESLSKINHPDLPLSYYTGVLGLPGLSAYVGFFEVCKPKKGEHVFVSSASGAVGQLVGQLAKITGCHVVGSAGSDEKVNLLKTKFGLDDAFNYKKELDLDTALKRYFPEGIDIYFDNVGGSTLDAVLPNMRLFGRIAACGMISQYNLESPDGVHNLFYIITKRLRMEGFVVFDYKGMYHQFEEEMAGYLKEGKVEYVEDIVEGLDAAPAALIGLFTGRNVGKQLVAISRE; this is translated from the exons ATGGCGATGGCGGTGACCAACAGGAGAGTGATCCTGAAGCGGTACGTGCAGCCAGGGCTATTTTCGGAGGATGCCATGGAGGTGGTGACAGGGgagacgccaccgccgccggtggccgggTCGGCGGCGGTTCTagtgaaaaatttgtacatcTCCTGTGACCCCTACATGCGTAACCGGATGATCCGTCATGAGGTGTCTACCTATGTTGCGGACTACATCCCTGGGGAG GTTTTGACAAATTATGGCGTGATGAAGGTGATATCATCTGGGCACCCAGGTTTCAAGGCCGGTGACCTAGTTTGGGGCGTGACCGGATGGGAAGAATACACCCTGATCGACAAGCCAGAGTCTCTCTCCAAGATCAATCACCCTGATCTTCCTCTGTCCTACTACACTGGTGTGCTTG GATTGCCTGGGCTTAGTGCATATGTTGGATTCTTTGAGGTGTGCAAGCCGAAGAAAGGTGAGCATGTGTTCGTCTCCTCGGCATCCGGCGCCGTAGGTCAGCTTGTTGGACAGCTTGCTAAGATCACAGGCTGCCATGTGGTCGGCAGTGCTGGTTCTGACGAGAAG GTCAACCTGCTGAAGACCAAGTTTGGATTGGATGATGCTTTTAACTACAAGAAAGAGCTAGATCTCGATACAGCTTTGAAGAG GTACTTCCCAGAGGGGATTGACATCTACTTTGATAATGTTGGCGGATCAACACTTGATGCTGTGCTACCTAATATGCGGTTGTTTGGCCGGATCGCGGCGTGTGGGATGATCTCACAGTATAACCTGGAGTCCCCGGATGGTGTGCACAACCTCTTCTACATCATCACCAAGAGGTTGCGCATGGAGGGGTTTGTTGTGTTTGACTATAAGGGCATGTATCACCAATTtgaggaggagatggcggGATACTTGAAGGAAGGTAAGGTGGAGTATGTGGAGGACATTGTCGAGGGGCTTGATGCAGCACCGGCAGCCCTCATCGGACTCTTCACTGGTCGTAATGTCGGCAAGCAGCTGGTTGCCATCTCGCGAGAGTGA
- the LOC102709126 gene encoding 2-alkenal reductase (NADP(+)-dependent)-like yields the protein MVMVTAAVTNRRVILKRYVTGMLSEDDMEVVTAETPLPPADAGLAMLSEDDMEVVTAEAPLPPADAGLAAVLVKNLYISCDPYMRSRMTRHEVPSYVPDYVPGEVLTNYGVMKVISSGHPDFKAGDLVWGVTGWEEYTLIDNPESLSKINHPDLPLSYYTGVLGIAGLTAYAGFFEVCKPKKGEHVFVSTASGAVGQIVGQLAKITGCHVVGSAGSDEKVNLLKTKFGFDDAFNYKKEPDLDVALKRYFPKGIDIYFENVGGSTLDAVLPNMRLFGRIAACGMISQYNLDSPDGVHNLFYIITKRLRMEGFLVFDYFGMYRQFEEMAGYLKEGKVEYLQDIVEGLDAAPAALIRLYTSSNVGKQLVTIPRD from the exons ATGGTgatggtgacggcggcggtgacaaACAGGAGAGTGATCCTGAAGCGGTACGTGACAGGGATGCTGTCGGAGGACGACATGGAGGTGGTGACTGCGGAGACACCGCTGCCACCGGCGGATGCAGGGTTGGCAATGCTGTCGGAGGACGACATGGAGGTGGTGACTGCGGAGGCACCGCTGCCACCGGCGGATGCAGGGTTGGCAGCGGTTCTGGTGAAGAATCTGTATATCTCCTGTGACCCATACATGCGCAGCCGGATGACCCGTCACGAGGTGCCTAGCTATGTTCCAGACTACGTCCCTGGAGAG GTTTTAACAAATTATGGCGTGATGAAGGTTATATCATCCGGGCACCCTGATTTCAAGGCCGGTGACCTTGTGTGGGGTGTGACCGGATGGGAAGAATACACCCTGATCGATAACCCAGAGTCTCTCTCCAAGATCAATCACCCTGATCTTCCTCTGTCTTACTACACCGGTGTTCTTG GAATTGCTGGGCTTACTGCATATGCTGGGTTCTTTGAGGTGTGCAAGCCGAAGAAAGGTGAGCATGTCTTCGTCTCCACAGCATCAGGCGCCGTTGGTCAGATTGTTGGGCAGCTTGCTAAGATCACAGGCTGCCATGTGGTCGGCAGTGCTGGTTCTGACGAGAAG GTCAACCTACTGAAGACCAAGTTCGGATTCGACGATGCTTTCAACTACAAGAAAGAGCCAGATCTCGATGTGGCTTTGAAGAG GTACTTCCCGAAGGGGATTGACATTTACTTTGAGAATGTGGGTGGATCAACACTGGACGCTGTGCTACCCAACATGCGGCTGTTTGGCCGGATCGCGGCGTGTGGGATGATCTCACAGTACAACTTGGACTCCCCAGATGGCGTGCACAACCTCTTCTACATCATCACCAAGAGGTTGCGCATGGAGGGGTTCCTTGTGTTCGACTATTTTGGCATGTATCGCCAGTTTGAGGAGATGGCGGGATACCTGAAGGAAGGGAAGGTGGAGTATTTGCAGGACATCGTCGAGGGGCTTGATGCAGCACCGGCAGCCCTCATCAGACTCTACACTAGTAGTAATGTCGGCAAGCAGCTGGTCACCATCCCACGAGACTGA
- the LOC102711761 gene encoding 2-alkenal reductase (NADP(+)-dependent)-like, with protein MAAATTTVSNKRVILKRYVTGALSEDDMEVVMAEATLDVPIGSKAVVVKNLYVSCDPYMRNRMTHHEVPSYVPDFVPGEVLANFGVSKVISSGHPDFKAGDLVWGITGWEEYTVINNPESLFHINHPELPLTYYTGVLGMPGLTAYVGFFEVSKPKKGEYVFVSAASGAVGQIVGQLAKITGCYVVGSAGSDEKVNLLKTKFGFDDAFNYKEEPNLEGALRRFFPKGIDIYFENVGGKTLDAVLPNMRLGGRIAACGMISQYNLEQPERVGNLFYIVTKHLRMEGFLVFNYYDMYYRFEKEMAEYLKERKVTYVEDIVEGIDSAPSALLKLFTGHNVGKQLVTIAHE; from the exons atggcggcggcgacgacgacggtgagcAACAAGAGGGTGATACTAAAGCGGTACGTGACGGGAGCCCTCTCCGAGGATGACATGGAGGTGGTGATGGCGGAGGCAACGTTGGACGTCCCGATAGGGTCgaaggcggtggtggtgaagaaTCTCTATGTCTCGTGTGATCCCTACATGCGTAACCGGATGACCCACCATGAGGTGCCGAGCTATGTCCCGGACTTTGTCCCAGGGGAG gTCTTGGCAAATTTTGGCGTGTCGAAGGTGATATCATCCGGACACCCAGATTTCAAGGCCGGTGATCTTGTCTGGGGGATAACAGGATGGGAAGAATACACTGTGATCAACAACCCAGAGTCACTTTTCCATATCAATCACCCTGAACTTCCTCTGACCTACTACACTGGTGTTCTGG GAATGCCTGGGCTTACTGCATATGTTGGATTCTTCGAAGTATCCAAGCCTAAGAAAGGTGAGTATGTCTTCGTCTCAGCGGCATCCGGCGCCGTCGGTCAGATTGTTGGTCAGCTTGCTAAGATTACAGGCTGCTATGTGGTTGGCAGTGCTGGCTCTGATGAGAAG GTCAACCTCTTAAAGACCAAGTTTGGCTTCGATGATGCTTTCAACTACAAGGAGGAGCCAAACCTTGAGGGAGCTCTAAGGAG GTTCTTTCCGAAGGGGATCGACATCTACTTCGAGAATGTTGGTGGCAAGACGCTAGATGCCGTGTTGCCCAACATGCGACTGGGTGGCCGGATTGCGGCATGCGGGATGATCTCGCAGTACAACCTAGAGCAGCCAGAGAGGGTGGGGAATCTTTTCTACATTGTCACGAAGCACCTACGCATGGAGGGGTTCTTGGTGTTCAACTACTATGATATGTACTACCGGTTTGAGAAGGAGATGGCCGAATACCTAAAGGAACGGAAGGTGACTTATGTGGAGGACATTGTTGAGGGGATTGATTCGGCGCCATCGGCGCTTCTCAAGCTCTTCACCGGTCATAATGTTGGCAAACAACTTGTCACTATCGCACATGAGTAA
- the LOC102709415 gene encoding probable calcium-binding protein CML28, with amino-acid sequence MSGGGMDSSELRKVFKMFDKNGDGRITKKELGESFRNLGIYIPDDELDATMDKIDANGDGCVDVEEFGLLYRSILGDDHRHNQPAGDEDDGMREAFNVFDQNGDGFITVDELQSVLSTLGLKQGRTAEDCRRMISKVDADGDGRVDFKEFKQMMRGGGFAALGG; translated from the coding sequence atgagcggcggcggcatggatTCGTCGGAGCTGAGGAAGGTGTTCAAGATGTTCGACAAGAACGGCGACGGGAGGATCACCAAGAAGGAGCTGGGCGAGTCGTTCAGGAACCTCGGCATCTACATCCCCGACGACGAGCTCGACGCCACCATGGACAAGATCGACGccaacggcgacggctgcgTCGACGTCGAGGAGTTCGGCCTCCTCTACCGCTCCATCCTCGGCGACGACCACCGCCACAaccagccggccggcgacgaggacgacggcatGCGCGAGGCCTTCAACGTGTTCGACCAGAACGGCGACGGCTTCATCACCGTCGACGAGCTGCAGTCCGTGCTGTCCACCCTCGGCCTCAAGCAGGGCCGCACCGCCGAGGACTGCCGCCGGATGATCAGCAAggtcgacgccgacggcgacggccgcgtcGACTTCAAGGAGTTCAAGCAGATgatgcgcggcggcggcttcgccGCGCTCGGTGGCTAG